The Siniperca chuatsi isolate FFG_IHB_CAS linkage group LG12, ASM2008510v1, whole genome shotgun sequence genome has a segment encoding these proteins:
- the LOC122886148 gene encoding LOW QUALITY PROTEIN: gap junction alpha-8 protein-like (The sequence of the model RefSeq protein was modified relative to this genomic sequence to represent the inferred CDS: inserted 1 base in 1 codon; substituted 1 base at 1 genomic stop codon), whose translation MGDWSFLGNILEEVNEHSTVIGRVWLTVLFIFRILILGTAAEFVWGDEQSDYVCNTQQPGCENVCYDEAFPISHIRLWVLQIIFVSTPSLVYVGHAVHHVHMEEKRKEREEAELSRQQELSEERLPLAPDQGSVRTTKETSTKGSKKFRLEGTLLRTYICHIIFKTLFEVGFVVGQYFLYGFRILPLYKCSRWPCPNTVDCFVSRPTEKTVFIIFMLAVACVSLFLNFVEISHLGLKKIRFVFRKPAPAPAQGEGSAPLPPQGKSLPPLAVPSLQRVKGYRLLEEEKAPPITHLYPLAEVGMEAGRGAPPFQGLEEKAEEVLPMENISKVYDETLPSYAQTTETAGVTLHEEEAEKVQPAEAEAERVEEVVDEDVEVKEVVNGEGVTPAEAGMEATDTIEDTRPLSRLSKASSRASXALTFIPXSDSNMLQMQHVAAYGAGGMEDSSKYWGINRTFYLICCMFWIFSPAEGKTISEVVGSKVILHCNNESISTLFQLTWKKNGDNLFSFNTKKPLHVSEEALSLKINMSLSVSQLYALVIERVQKSHTGNYTCETNTVKGPWEKKWELIITEESENRHILVIAVAVVVPCLCCLIFLIGFIVLQRVYKQHAENRVHSPTAEMEQTEDIYENCLENYVSQRHGYNQHYHYKSRAH comes from the exons ATGGGTGACTGGAGCTTTCTGGGTAATATTTTAGAGGAAGTTAACGAGCACTCTACGGTGATCGGCCGGGTGTGGCTCACGGTGCTCTTCATCTTCCGAATCCTCATCCTGGGCACGGCGGCGGAGTTTGTGTGGGGCGATGAGCAGTCTGACTATGTCTGCAACACACAGCAGCCCGgatgtgagaatgtgtgttACGACGAGGCCTTCCCCATCTCCCACATCCGCTTGTGGGTGCTGCAGATCATCTTTGTGTCCACACCGTCTTTGGTGTACGTGGGTCACGCTGTGCACCATGTCCACATGGAGGAGAAACGCAAGGAGCGTGAGGAGGCAGAACTTAGCCGGCAGCAGGAGCTGAGCGAGGAGCGTCTCCCTCTGGCACCCGACCAGGGAAGTGTCCGTACCACTAAGGAGACCAGCACAAAGGGAAGCAAGAAGTTCAGGCTGGAGGGCACCTTGCTGAGGACCTACATCTGCCACATCATCTTCAAGACACTGTTTGAGGTGGGCTTCGTGGTGGGCCAGTACTTCCTGTATGGCTTCCGCATCCTGCCCCTGTACAAATGCAGCCGCTGGCCCTGCCCCAACACGGTGGACTGCTTTGTGTCTCGCCCCACAGAGAAGACcgtcttcatcatcttcatgtTGGCTGTGGCCTGTGTCTCACTCTTTCTCAACTTTGTGGAGATCAGTCATCTGGGCCTGAAGAAGATTCGCTTTGTCTTTCGCAAGCCGGCCCCGGCCCCAGCCCAAGGTGAGGGCTCGGCCCCCCTGCCGCCACAAGGGAAGAGCCTGCCTCCCCTGGCTGTGCCCTCCCTGCAAAGAGTGAAAGGTTACaggctgctggaggaggagaaagctcCCCCCATAACTCACCTCTACCCGCTGGCTGAGGTGGGCATGGAGGCTGGCAGAGGGGCCCCACCCTTCCAGGGGCTGGAGGAGAAGGCGGAGGAGGTGCTTCCCATGGAGAACATCTCTAAGGTGTATGACGAGACTCTGCCCTCCTACGCCCAGACCACTGAGACAGCGGGGGTGACTTTACACGAGGAGGAGGCCGAGAAGGTGCAGCCGGCAGAGGCGGAAGCAGAGAGGGTGGAGGAGGTTGTGGATGAGGATGTAGAGGTAAAGGAGGTGGTGAACGGGGAGGGGGTAACTCCAGCGGAGGCAGGGATGGAGGCCACGGATACGATAGAAGACACCAGACCGCTGAGCCGACTGAGCAAAGCCAGCAGCAGGGCCAG TTAGGCACTGACTTTCATTC ATTCAGACAGCAACATGTTGCAAATGCAGCATGTGGCTGCATACGGCGCGG GTGGGATGGAGGATTCTTCTAAATATTGGGGCATCAACAGGACCTTTTATCTGATATGTTGCATGTTCTGGATTTTCTCACCAGCAG AAGGAAAGACTATCTCGGAGGTGGTTGGCAGCAAGGTGATCCTGCATTGTAACAACGAGTCAATCAGCACGCTCTTTCAGCTGACATGGAAAAAGAACGGGGATAATCTGTTCAGTTTCAACACAAAGAAACCTTTACACGTCAGTGAAGAAGCTCTCAGCCTGAAGataaatatgtctctgtcagtTAGCCAACTGTACGCACTGGTCATAGAGAGAGTCCAGAAGTCTCACACAGGAAACTACACCTGTGAGACCAACACAGTAAAAGGACCCTGGGAAAAGAAGTGGGAGCTGATAATTACAG AGGAATCTGAAAATCGGCATATACTAGTGATTGCTGTGGCAGTAGTTGTTCCTTGCCTGTGTTGCCTCATCTTTTTAATTGGTTTTATTGTTCTGCAAAGAGTCTACAAACAGCATGCAGA AAATAGAGTTCATTCTCCCACTGCAGAAATg GAGCAAACAGAAGATATTTATGAAAACTGCCTGGAAAATTATGTTAGTCAACGCCATGGCTATAATCAGCATTACCATTACAAATCCAGGGCTCACTGA